In a single window of the Acidimicrobiales bacterium genome:
- the trxA gene encoding thioredoxin, with protein MATVTVTKEDFATLVTSKDIVLVDFWASWCGPCRAFAPVFEKASETHSDLVFGKVDTEAEQELAASFGIMSIPTLMVLRDNVIVYMQPGALPAPALDELISKVRDLDMDEVHRRIAETEVAS; from the coding sequence ATGGCCACGGTGACTGTTACCAAAGAGGATTTCGCCACGCTGGTGACCAGCAAGGACATCGTACTGGTGGACTTCTGGGCGTCATGGTGCGGACCCTGCCGGGCGTTCGCCCCGGTCTTCGAAAAGGCGTCAGAAACACATTCGGATCTGGTGTTCGGCAAGGTCGATACCGAGGCCGAGCAGGAGTTGGCCGCGTCGTTCGGCATCATGTCGATCCCGACCCTGATGGTGCTGCGCGACAACGTGATCGTCTACATGCAGCCCGGAGCACTTCCGGCTCCGGCCTTGGACGAACTGATCAGCAAGGTGCGCGACCTCGACATGGACGAGGTCCACCGCCGTATCGCCGAGACCGAAGTCGCCTCATGA
- a CDS encoding DUF4389 domain-containing protein has product METRTLAAHEDAYPVRLDGRLDPNLSRWLWLVKWVLVVPHVIVLAFLWLAVSVLTVVSGFAILFTGRYPRSIFDFNVGVMRWTWRVSFYAVSAFGTDRYPPFSLAPDPTYPSDFAVDYPEGLSRGLVLVKWWLLALPHYLIVAIFAGGWGVGWNGAWRLAGGGGLIALLAIVAAVVLAVRGDYPRSVFDFVMGMNRWCYRVLAYAALMRDEYPPFRFDSGGTDPGSLPVTPPGPAPTTSPGVVGVSR; this is encoded by the coding sequence ATGGAGACGAGAACCCTGGCTGCTCACGAAGATGCATACCCGGTACGCCTCGACGGTCGGCTCGACCCGAACCTCAGCCGATGGCTGTGGCTGGTGAAGTGGGTCCTGGTGGTGCCGCACGTCATCGTGCTCGCGTTCTTGTGGCTGGCCGTCAGCGTCCTTACGGTGGTCTCCGGCTTCGCCATCCTGTTCACCGGCCGGTACCCGAGGTCGATCTTCGACTTCAACGTCGGCGTGATGCGCTGGACCTGGCGGGTGTCCTTCTACGCCGTGAGCGCCTTCGGCACCGACCGGTACCCACCGTTCAGCCTGGCGCCGGACCCCACGTACCCGTCCGACTTCGCCGTCGACTACCCCGAGGGGCTGTCGAGGGGGCTCGTCCTGGTGAAGTGGTGGCTGCTCGCCCTCCCGCACTACCTGATCGTGGCGATCTTCGCTGGCGGGTGGGGGGTCGGTTGGAACGGCGCTTGGCGCCTGGCGGGCGGCGGCGGGCTCATCGCCCTGCTGGCGATCGTCGCGGCCGTCGTCCTGGCGGTGCGGGGCGATTACCCACGGTCGGTCTTCGACTTCGTGATGGGCATGAACCGATGGTGCTACCGGGTGCTGGCGTACGCCGCGCTCATGCGCGACGAGTACCCCCCGTTTCGATTCGACAGCGGTGGCACCGACCCCGGCAGCCTGCCCGTGACCCCGCCCGGGCCGGCGCCCACCACCAGCCCGGGTGTTGTCGGCGTCAGTCGGTGA